From Nitrospirota bacterium:
CGTCTCTTCGGTCACCGGCACGTAGACACCACCATGTTTGGCATTCCAGTGGCGGTAAAGAATGGTCATCTCGTAAGCGACCGCTGCCTCAATGCGCGCTGACTCCAGGGTATCATGTCTCACCTTGAACATGTTATACCCCAGCGACACGACAATGACTACTGACCACAACACTGCCAATGACCAGATGTAGTGTTCCAGTTGGCGAGAGGCTTCTTTCATCTTCTATCCCTTCTACAATAGCCAGCAATTTCACCTCATATGCAGATTTCATGCCATTATTTCTTAAAATAAATCTGTCAAAATAATTCCATTTATCCCGCAAATAAATACAAAAGGGGCATGTCTTTCGACACGCCCCTTTGCATTCCATTATTCCAATAAAGGATTCTGTCTGTCTCTGCAAGCTCGATGCCATAAACAGACCTCGTGAGCAAATTCTGTGCAAAAATCGTTTTGCCTCACAATCATATGACCTCAGCCATGGAGTGTTGACCTTTGCCTATGGAAAGGATTTTTGATCTCAACGCCATCAACAGTTTGCCCATCAGATAAATCTTCAGATAATAATAATGAAGCACCACCTCTTATGGCAGACTGGATGATTTGAGAGTCCCAGAAGGGATACTTATGCAGAGCGTGTATCCCTGTAGCTTCTAATATGGATCCTCCATCATTGACAACAACATCCCATTTTAAGAGATCACGCATGATCTCCTTTGCTAATTTTATCTCTATTGGTTTTGGTATTTTCTTTGTTATAGTGACAAAGAATTCCTGTAGAACCTGCGTACTGATAACCCCAAGCCTGGAATCCCATAAATCCATCACAATCTTTTTGGCTATCTCATGTTTCTTTCCAGCAGAAACATCATAGGCATAAATAATGATATTTGTATCGAGAAATACCTTATTCCCTCGCATGGAGTTCTTCCCTTGAGATTGTTATATGACCTTCTGTTCCAAGATCAAGCCCCATCTTGAGAAGCCTCGACTGTCTCTGTCGCGCATTTTTATAGTCAATATCTTCTCTTACTTTTTCTTCAAGTGCCTCTTTCAAAAGTTCGCTCAGGGATTTCTCTTTCTTTGCTGCTACCACCTTGGCTTTTTTCAATAAGGACTTAGGTAACGATAAGGTTACATTCTGTCTGTTCATATGACACTCCTTGTATCACATAAATATGTGTATCACATTTTTAAGTGTTTGTCAATTATTTTTGGGTTTATCTGGCTCATTCTGGTTAAGAATAACTTTGGGGCGTGCCTTGCTCTCTTTTTGTTTTTTATAGAGAAAGGTTAGACTTATTAAGAATCTTCTTCAGATGTCCGATTAAGAATGACGATATGATGCCATTGAATATTCCTGTGATCGCTGCAAGGAATAAAATCACCGGAAGAAATAAAAATACCTCCTTACGCCTTATCAATACAAGATAAACAACAGCTATCTGTGCAACATTATGGACAGATGCACCTATTAGGCTGATGCCTACAGGGCTGAATATTCTGCCAAATATTCTCTGGGTTATCCCCATTGCTATTGTGCTTGCAACCCCGCCTGAAAAACTTAGAAGGAATGCAGGGCCAAGAAATGTACCTGAGAGAAACGAACCAATAATAACCCTTATAAGTGTTATATAAATAGCAGCCTTTAATCCGAATATAAGCAATACTGTAAGGGTTATTATATTGGCGAGACCTATTCTCAGCCATGGTATAGGTGATGGGATAGCAATCTCCATGCCGTGTATTACTATTGCAAATGCAGCAAGAAGTGAAAGATATACCGTCTCTCTTAAAGACGATCCCCAAAAAATCTCCCCCTTATCCTGTAATTGCATCATAAAGTGAATTATCCTTTATTCCTTCTATCCTGACAATTACCCTGTTAGGAACACATATAATAGCCTCACCGCTATTCTTAATCCAGCCTTGTTTTACACATATCTTGTCGCGACATGTAGCCCGCAACATCCGCACCCTCCCATCCTTTATCTCAATAACATTTTTCCCATTATTTATATCGATAATATCGTTTCTGTTTAAGGGAAGGGTCTTCACAACTGCTCCACCTACTTCGACGATAACCATGTCACCTTCTTTTTGAAGTGCAAAGCCTTTTAAAAGAAAGATACTGCTGATAGATATCGTAAGGGCAAGGAATATTAATATCCTGTCTGCTGGTGTGAGCAGATTAAATATTACTCTCAGTAAAGAAGTAGAACTATTCTCTATCTGTGATTGTGTATTTTCAGTCTTCAATCTTTATACCCTTCAGAGATGAAGAAAGATGTACCCTGCCATTCTTATCCACGATGATGCCCTCTACCCCCTTCATTGATTCTATCAGTTTCATACCCTTCTCAGGACCGAGGACAAACACACCAGTTGCGAGGGCATCTGCTGTTACTGCATCATCTGCGATGATTGTTACGCTCTGACATTCTCCCGCAGGATACCCGGTTCTCGGGTCAAGAATGTGATGGTATCTTATCCCATCCTTGATAAAAAACCTCTCATAATCACCTGATGTAGAGATAGCCCTATCGGTCAACTCAAGTGTTGCAAGGATCTTTCCCTCTTTTCTTGGATGTCTGACACCCACACGCCATAGTTTTTTATCCTGCCGTTTTCCCGAGACCCTTACATCTCCAGCAACTGCCACTATTGCATCTGTTATACCATTACTTTTGAGCACAGCCAATGCAGCATCAGCTGCATATCCCTTTGCAATCCCACCTGTATCAATAATAATCCCCTTTTTCTTCAGGTATACAGTTCTTTCCCTCTCATTGGTTATGATGCCTTCAGCCATAACAAAGGGAAGGGCTTTTTTTATCTCAGCGTCTGATGGAAGGTGAGGATCATTTTTCTCTATATTAATATCACTGCTGAATCCCCATAGCATGCTGAGTTTTCCTGTAGTTATATCAAATGCGCCATCTGTAACTCTGGAGATGGTATTAGCCTTTGATAGTAGTTCTATTACCTCTCGCGAAACTGTAATATGCCTCTTATATGCAGAATGGTTTATAAGTGAAATGTCACTATCCTCCTTAAAGATTGACATCATTCCCTCGAGCCTTCTTATTTCTGAGAATGCAGCATCTATTGATTCTTCAGCCTTCTGCCTATAGTCGCTTACCACTGTAATTGTAACTACGGTGCCCATCATAAACTGGCTTTTCTTATATGTTTTCTGCTGGGAAGAGGTGCACCCGTAAAAGAAAGTGATAAGTGATAAGTGATAAGTGATAAGTAAAAAACTAATAACCAGTATCCTTTGTTTTTTTATCCTCGAGGCTATCATTCCTTATTCATTCTCTAATATTTTTCTGAGAAATTGCCCTGTATACGAACCTGGTATTTCAGAAACCTCTTCAGGCGTCCCCTCTGCAACTATCCATCCACCTTCGTCTCCTCCCTCTGGTCCAAGGTCAATTATATAGTCAGCGGTCTTTATCACATCGAGGTGATGTTCAATCACTACAACAGTATTCCCATTATCCGCAAGGCGATTAAGAACATTCAACAACTTTTTTATATCATCGAAGTGGAGCCCTGTTGTCGGTTCATCCAAGATATAAAGGGTCCTGCCTGTCTCTCTTTTAGAAAGTTCTTTAGAAAGTTTAATCCTCTGTGCCTCTCCACCTGATAGTGTGGTAGCAGGCTGCCCGAGGGTGATGTAGCCAAGTCCTACATCCTCAAGTGTCTTGAGTTTAGCTTTTATATACGGGATATTTATAAGAAACTCTAATGCCTCTGAGACTGTTGCCTCCAAGACCTCGGCAATGTTTTTTCCTTTATACCTTATCTCAAGAGTCTCTCTATTATACCTCTTACCTTTACAGACATCACAGG
This genomic window contains:
- a CDS encoding PIN domain-containing protein encodes the protein MRGNKVFLDTNIIIYAYDVSAGKKHEIAKKIVMDLWDSRLGVISTQVLQEFFVTITKKIPKPIEIKLAKEIMRDLLKWDVVVNDGGSILEATGIHALHKYPFWDSQIIQSAIRGGASLLLSEDLSDGQTVDGVEIKNPFHRQRSTLHG
- a CDS encoding DUF6364 family protein, producing the protein MNRQNVTLSLPKSLLKKAKVVAAKKEKSLSELLKEALEEKVREDIDYKNARQRQSRLLKMGLDLGTEGHITISREELHARE
- a CDS encoding Gx transporter family protein — its product is MMQLQDKGEIFWGSSLRETVYLSLLAAFAIVIHGMEIAIPSPIPWLRIGLANIITLTVLLIFGLKAAIYITLIRVIIGSFLSGTFLGPAFLLSFSGGVASTIAMGITQRIFGRIFSPVGISLIGASVHNVAQIAVVYLVLIRRKEVFLFLPVILFLAAITGIFNGIISSFLIGHLKKILNKSNLSL
- a CDS encoding NusG domain II-containing protein, with product MKTENTQSQIENSSTSLLRVIFNLLTPADRILIFLALTISISSIFLLKGFALQKEGDMVIVEVGGAVVKTLPLNRNDIIDINNGKNVIEIKDGRVRMLRATCRDKICVKQGWIKNSGEAIICVPNRVIVRIEGIKDNSLYDAITG
- a CDS encoding FAD:protein FMN transferase, with product MIASRIKKQRILVISFLLITYHLSLITFFYGCTSSQQKTYKKSQFMMGTVVTITVVSDYRQKAEESIDAAFSEIRRLEGMMSIFKEDSDISLINHSAYKRHITVSREVIELLSKANTISRVTDGAFDITTGKLSMLWGFSSDINIEKNDPHLPSDAEIKKALPFVMAEGIITNERERTVYLKKKGIIIDTGGIAKGYAADAALAVLKSNGITDAIVAVAGDVRVSGKRQDKKLWRVGVRHPRKEGKILATLELTDRAISTSGDYERFFIKDGIRYHHILDPRTGYPAGECQSVTIIADDAVTADALATGVFVLGPEKGMKLIESMKGVEGIIVDKNGRVHLSSSLKGIKIED